A section of the Procambarus clarkii isolate CNS0578487 chromosome 38, FALCON_Pclarkii_2.0, whole genome shotgun sequence genome encodes:
- the LOC123771909 gene encoding uncharacterized protein, protein MKDHGWQTVFLLASIFFLTLRGNLATPGQQKVPEYKDTVVAREISSLAALNCGRNCKTDGNLDHPTLLKNGSGDPATGSTSVGHHNGGRHDREIPKERPLPEGSPTNTSSVSQRSADDPTFRKLRLLQESGRPFGSHPLPPLEAFTTDGDAHWVGYFCEEAVAAVQQTETGTMVRCVVQEVMENWEQCAARQYLGSVMPLIPMPLSSMMHLITLCGILNSPSFMVHEGTTTVPDPFNSWWLGPTTSALVGILPGTLWCGKRDRATYYHQLGQRAQLDDCCRAHDHCPIKVLPLATRYGVTNFGFATKSHCVCDLEFFRCLKATKDSLATTVGQLYFNLLKMQCLNTVSPAPQGPGYPAPTGTYSSQPLETIPEVEGRHDPQQEPSGRTLKEEEAASGSRLECSYRDVDGGCRMWHMNPKGFTVRYVVQSLNLRF, encoded by the exons atgaaggaCCATGGCTGGCAAACAGTGTTTCTCCTGGCGTCCATCTTCTTCCTCACGCTAAGGGGAAACTTAGCTACTCCTGGCCAACAGAAGGTCCCGGAGTATAAAGATACTGTCGTGGCGAGAGAAATCTCTTCCCTCGCCGCACTAAACTGTGGACGGAATTGCAAGACGGATGGGAATCTTGATCATCCTACATTACTGAAAAATGGCAGTGGCGATCCAGCCACTGGCTCTACTTCTGTTGGCCACCACAATGGAGGGAGACACGACAGGGAAATACCAAAGGAGAGACCCCTTCCGGAGGGATCCCCTACAAATACAAGCAGCGTTTCCcaacgttctgcagacgaccctacCTTCAGGAAATTGAGGCTTCTGCAGGAGAGTGGCCGGCCGTTTGGAAGTCATCCTCTGCCGCCCTTGGAAGCCTTCACTACGGACGGAGATGCTCACTGGGTTGGGTACTTCTGCGAGGAAGCAGTGGCAGCGGTGCAGCAGACAGAGACTGGGACCATGGTCCGCTGTGTAGTGCAAGAAGTCAT GGAGAACTGGGAGCAGTGTGCTGCCCGTCAGTACCTTGGGAGCGTCATGCCCCTGATACCCATGCCCCTCTCCTCCATGATGCACCTCATCACCCTCTGTGGCATCCTAAACAGCCCCTCGTTTATGGTACACGAGGGCACCACCACAGTTCCAG ATCCATTCAACTCGTGGTGGTTGGGTCCTACGACGTCAGCCTTAGTGGGTATCTTGCCTGGGACGCTGTGGTGCGGGAAGCGGGACCgagccacctactaccaccagctGGGCCAGAGGGCTCAGTTGGACGACTGTTGCAGAGCTCATGATCACTGTCCCATTAAGGTCCTTCCACTTGCCACCCGGTACGGCGTCACCAACTTCGGTTTCGCCACCAA ATCACACTGTGTATGCGACCTGGAGTTCTTCCGCTGCCTGAAGGCCACCAAGGACTCGCTGGCAACCACGGTCGGCCAGCTCTACTTCAACCTCCTGAAGATGCAGTGTTTGAACACCGTCTCTCCCGCCCCTCAAGGCCCCGGTTACCCAGCGCCTACGGGAACATACAGTTCCCAACCACTGGAGACTATACCAGAAGTCGAAGGACGCCACGATCCCCAGCAGGAACCCTCTGGCCGAACGCTGAAGGAGGAAGAGGCTGCTTCAGGGTCCCGGTTAGAGTGCTCCTACAGGGACGTGGATGGAGGGTGTCGAATGTGGCACATGAACCCGAAAGGTTTTACGGTGCGATATGTTGTGCAGTCCTTGAAcctaaggttctga
- the LOC123771908 gene encoding uncharacterized protein yields the protein MAAMTASVLNNFADLALSLPTPSLEATIKQNPTVVDSTGYDGRTALQKAVMVGNLPVVRLLLQYGADPNLRAQSGETAVHIACCRGLLNVVVTLLKHGGDPMVVDGTGKVAAHCAAIAGSMVLVQYLAEVCEVNLEAEDNRGSTPLHIAAACGHLGLVQYLVQSKKVTRTKVDVEGNTVLHSAATGGVSGVCWTIIYPGSEQLLTTPNTAGLTPAQVAHASTSISPDCRKWLDRWTRQYERSSAVESPRWPWLIQLLTPVTIFYIGILLSMFAMPHHQWMVGLPVFIVALTVLARQQHRMKHPIRWPNPIYLGAYGGGLLSTMACYFIGIDAHRHEPIIVSLIMWSTALFHVIIFYKLVTGDPGIVRAEGPLQEVLRGVGEGVVRGYCSECQLASPPFSHHCRLCVECHHQTDHHCLFLNTCIAANNHWHFVVFIMSNMVLMVGFLEAAYRVTIPQATQGDWVDQLAAHFWYLMDEDMWTFLMMICNGVSLLWAIHLLNNQFQVIGSQQTTLCRLKLGNPLTKPTHREKVKNFWSFLVRGRVPLSNQTHYFSQV from the exons ATGGCTGCCATGACAGCCAGTGTCCTTAATAATTTTGCTGATCTTGCACTGTCACTACCAACTCCCTCTTTAGAAGCAACCATCAAACAAAACCCTACAGTTGTTGACTCAACAG GGTATGATGGGAGGACAGCACTACAGAAAGCGGTGATGGTTGGGAACCTCCCAGTAGTGAGACTACTGCTGCAGTATGGTGCTGACCCCAACCTCAGAGCTCAGTCAG GTGAGACTGCTGTACACATAGCATGCTGTAGAGGACTACTCAACGTGGTTGTGACACTTTTGAAACACGGAGGAGATCCCATGGTTGTGGATGGCACTGGAAAAGTAGCTGCGCATTGTGCTGCAATTGCTGGCTCAAT GGTGCTTGTACAGTATTTGGCAGAAGTTTGTGAGGTGAACTTAGAAGCTGAGGATAATCGTGGCTCCACTCCCCTCCATATTGCTGCTGCCTGTGGACATCTTGGCCTTGTACAGTATCTTGTCCAGAGTAAAAA AGTTACTCGTACAAAAGTGGACGTTGAGGGCAACACAGTGCTTCACTCGGCAGCCACCGGAGGAGTGTCGGGTGTTTGCTGGACAATAATCTACCCGGGTTCTGAGCAGCTCCTCACGACTCCCAACACAGCGGGTCTTACGCCTGCTCAAGTTGCTCATGCCTCCACTTCAAT CTCCCCAGACTGTCGTAAGTGGCTGGACCGATGGACGAGACAGTATGAGCGCAGCAGTGCAGTGGAATCTCCTCGATGGCCTTGGTTGATTCAGTTGTTAACTCCAGTGACTATTTTTTATATTGGAATT TTGCTGTCTATGTTTGCCATGCCACATCACCAGTGGATGGTTGGACTGCCCGTGTTCATTGTAGCTCTCACGGTactggcaagacaacaacatcgcaTGAAGCACCCCATCAG GTGGCCCAATCCTATATACTTAGGAGCATATGGAGGAGGACTTTTATCCACAATGGCATGCTACTTTATCGGGATTGACGCTCATCGACATGAACCAATTATCGTTTCGCTCATAATGTGGAGTACGGCGCTTTTCCATGTCATCATCTTCTATAAACTGGTCACAG GTGACCCTGGGATAGTTCGAGCTGAGGGCCCTCTACAGGAAGTGCTGCGAGGTGTGGGCGAGGGAGTGGTACGGGGATATTGTTCTGAGTGTCAGTTGGCCTCGCCCCCATTCTCACACCACTGTCGCCTATGTGTGGAATGCCACCATCAAACAGACCACCACTGTCTCTTTCTCAACACTTGCATTGCCGCAAATAATCACTGGCATTTTGTGGTATTTATAATGTCGAACATGGTTCTCATGGTTGGATTTTTGGAAGCAGCCTACAGAGTTACTATACCCCAGGCTACTCAGGGGGACTGGGTTGACCAGTTGGCAGCACATTTTTGGTATCTAATGGATGAAGATATGTGGACCTTCCTCATGATGATATGCAATGGAGTTTCCTTGCTATGGGCCATTCATCTTTTAAA CAACCAATTTCAGGTTATAGGGTCTCAGCAGACAACTTTGTGCCGCCTTAAGCTAGGAAACCCCCTGACGAAACCAACACACAGAGAAAAAGTCAAGAATTTCTGGAGTTTTCTTGTTCGTGGCCGAGTTCCTTTGAGCAATCAGACTCATTATTTTAGTCAAGTGTAA